Below is a genomic region from Prunus persica cultivar Lovell chromosome G3, Prunus_persica_NCBIv2, whole genome shotgun sequence.
CATAACTTGAGGCATCTATGGATTCAAAGTCAGctgttaaaacaaaattatgtcCCCGGATCTCACTGTAGGTTTGGCCCCCTTCAAGATCACGGATAGCAGTTGGGCAGGTATCACCGGCTTTCTTCTTGGGGCAAACCACATCAACATGGCATCCTAGAACTTTGAGGGTCTGATAAGGCACAGTTACCTCATAATCTTCCGCGTAGTTCTACAAATATTGGGGAGGGGAGCAATTACATGATGATGATTAGTAACTAACAGTTTAATCATTGGCTATATTTTGTCCCATATTTGTCATTGCAAtataaaagaaacagaaaagaaagctTACTCCAATGATGATGAGGACCCTTCTCTCTGAAGCACATATGTTGCCTCCTAGTGCCTTGAGAAAAAGCCTAATGAACTCAGGATTGCCATAATATGTGACCCCAGTAATTAAATTATCATCAGCAACACACACTGACAATGTATCGGGTTCTACCCAGTGAGCACCAGCAGCAACCAATCCAGGTTTCATAGTTGAAACCGCGGTGCATTTGCGACCTTTAACAGCGCCTGCAGGTGCTAAGACCAACAGCCCATGGCAAATAGCAGCAATTGGCTTTCTGGAGTCAGAAAATTTTCTCGCCAATTCTACAACGGATGCCTTCATAGCAAGATGTTCAGGAGATCGTCCTCCTGGTATAACTAGACCATCATATTTGTCAATTTCGATGTCATCAAATGTTGCATTCAGTGTGAAATTGTGACCACGAGATTCGTTATTAGCCTGTAACCAAAAAGGTACACgaaagaaaaccaaacacaacacacacatTAAAACAAGAGTAATGGTTAGGTGAATTCAAGCTTCTTTGTCTTGCTTGTCTCTCAAACTCAAACtaaaactcaaactcatcaGAGGTTGTTTTCCAACAACTGTGttcaatattaaatatataaaatatattcctcttgtttacaaataaaaaagaacaggAAAGACAGGAAAGACAGAGTTCGACCTGGTCAGTGGACTCTACTTGAATGGTTATGGCAGTGGCGCAGATATCACCAGCTTTCTTGACAGGAGAAACTGCATCAACAGAGACTCCAAATGCCTGCAGTGCTTGAAATGGGACCATTGCCTCGTAATCTTCCATGTAGTCCCCGCACAGTAACAACACCCTCCTCTGCACCTCGCCTTTCGGATTccccatttcttttcttatttccttctttagtttctttcttctttttcagagagagagagttttcaGAGAGAtttttcagagagagagagagggagagagtcTGAATACAAGAAGGTAGGTTATAGCTTGAGCTGCTCCGCTTTGCTTACTTAAATACTCACAAAAGCGTTTTTGGAGGTTTGTGGAGTCAGCTCGATACGGTCGCTCGCAATTTGAGCAACACATCGCAGTCAGTTATCGTGGCATCTCTCTATTCGCCGCTTCTTTTCAGTTCGGATAACTATTCTATTAGTTTCGAGCCTATCACCGTCTCCATGTTTGATAcgtttttttgttgtcttcTTTACCGACCAAGTGAGTCTAAATTATTGAAACTTGAGTTTGTTCTCTTCACGGACCAAGGGGGTCTAAATTATTGGAGGAAGATTGAAACTTGAGTTTGTTCTCTTCACGGACCAAGTGAGTCTAAATTATTAGAGGATGATTAAAACTTGAGTGCAAAGAGGCGGATTTATTCTCTTATTGTGAATACAAGTAATGGTCTAAATTTTTAGAGAAGTATTCTAACTTGAGTGCAAAGCACAAATTTAAGTGCAAAAGAGTGGACTCACTGTCTTATTACGAGTGCAAATGGTAGTCTAAATTATTAGAGAAATATTCAAATTATAGTGCAAAGAAGCGTACTCACTGTCTTATAGTGAATATTCAAATATTCGAGCTCAATGCTTCCTTttagattgaaaaaaaaagaaaaaaagaagctcaATGCTTCCAAGCTAATGTCCCTATACTATAGAAAAGCTCTTTAGAGtcgtcatcatcttcttcttgccTTCATTGTAGCACGTGTGTGGCCCAATAGAAAAGCTCAATGCTTCCAAGCTAATGTCCCTATACTATAGATTATAGAAAAGCTCTTTGGAGtcctcatcttcctcttgcctTCATTGTAGCACGTGTGTGGCCCAATAGAAAAGCTAATGTCCCTATATTATAAGGACCATGCGGACAGTGATGGATTCAAGATTATGTGGCCAAGGGGGCTTAGTGTAAAGTTccgaaatttttttacaaagaaaataatgctAAAAAGATAGAAAGATAGTACTATAATCCGTCATTTGAGTTCTTAGTCCAGGGTTTGCCTGAAAATTAGCTAATATCTCATCTACTTCAATTGGTCTTGCATTTGAACTACCAGGGTTAGGCGAAGAAGGACTATCCGtagataattttcttttaaagattTGTTCCATAAATCTACAAATcaattaattcaatcaattattaatttttatccaaattatcatatgaatatgaaaatttcaataatccactctcaatattcaatataccTAAACCCATATcaatcaatattcaatataccaATACTTACCAATGAAAGTTTCAGCGACATCAGGGAATTTTTCCCTTATGTAATTGTCCaatcaatattcaaaataatcaaTCAATTCACATTATCAAGCATAAACTCAATCAATCTACATTATCCATCAATATGATTCATATACATAAATTtcattacataaaaaaatatcaatatcaacaatatatattatcactATAAGGGTTGGGAGATTGGGAATGAAGGGTGGGTTGGGAGATTGGGACAGGTTAGGGTTTGAAAGGGTGGGAAGAGCTATGAAATTGGGAATGAAGGGTTTGGAGGCGCTGTGCATTCGGGTAAGTGATCctgtgttctttttttttgttttttgtttttttaaacttggcccaaaacgacgtcgttttgaagccaggtcaattaaaaaaaatttgactgagCCTTGGACCAAACGACGTAGTTTGGCAAGGCTCGTTTTAGAAAAAAGGGATGCGCAGCTCGAGCGGGCAAGGCACAGCGCAGCTGCccaatagaagaaaaaatggcATGGGACTTTTGTCGAGCAGTTGATGTGCGTACCAGGGGTCATCCAGCAGCTGTCCAAGGGGGCTTTCATGGATTTCCTTGCCAATTTTCTTGCCTTCCAAGGGGTCGTCGGACCCCTCTTGTCCCAATGTGCGTCCGCCAATGCATGCGGATAAATAAATGTAATGTTTATCTCTAACAGATCATGCTTTTTGAGCCGTGATAGTTTTGGAATAGTGTTCGCGTGCATTTTACTTCGACTGCCATGTTGATTTTCACCAGAGCAGCAAAGCTGCTTGCTTTGTGTTATGAGGTCTGGTTTTGTCAACAAACTATATTGGTTGACCCAGAAGAAAATGCAATATCATGTGGATCCTCATTTCGCAGTTGCAGGAGGATGGTTGTGAAAATACAAGAGCTAATTCTGGATAACATGATATTTGTGGGAGCGATTTCTTCCCACAAGAATATTCAATTGAAAGATTCCTCTTTCATCTTCGCCACCCCTTTCTCCTTGCAAAATAGATCGAAACAAGAGGACCACACCCGTTAGGTGTTGGCCAAATGCCCTcagatgcctaagttagttcaattGATTCGTagagaaaacaatagctaaatagggtacaaagatatatatatgtaaggtgtaaaccgggtggccggagccgtgagTGGTGGTCGGAGCCTTGTgtaaaagggagagagagtatGGCGGCTAGGGTTTGTGAGGGATAATTTCTGCAGAGTTTCAGTAGGAATTTAGACGTAGCTCAACCCTTGTGCGTAGCCATCTATTTACAGGGGCCTCGGAGGCTAaggtttcagaggaataattccgcagatggaaaggaattattcttccCTGATTTGGCGAGATTGgcttaattagggatttgattatcaaattcctaattaaggtaggaatcaaatcaatcccaattaaattaggtaactcccaattaaattgggtAACAcccaatttaattgggtaactcccaattaggtcatataatccccaaatggaaggaaatatTGGATCAGGTTCCAGCCATGTTGCTCTTGACAAAACCGCATTAAGCTTCACCGCTGGATACGCAGTACATTTCTTTCCCTAAAATGAAGCATACCaccaaaacattgaaaatacACATAGGAATGAATGATGGAACCCTATCACACCAGAATTGTGGCAAATCTGGTGAAGCCTATTCAGGTTATTTTCACTATATATCTTTCAGAAGTATCTGTAATGGGGCAAATCTCCATCAATTCTCTTCTTTTCACTTTATCTTTATGCCCATTCATGCATGTACATATTATAGGAAGAAGTTTTTGACATATGGCATGTATTGTGTGTCAAATGTATACCGATTCATGAAGACAGGTTCAACAGCACATACACCATTTTGAccttattcatttatttttgtttattctgGGTTACTGCAATTTGAATcacattaaaaaacaaatactgAACAGTGATATATTCAATATTGATTGGCATCACAACCCTATCACACTacgaaggaaaataaaaattacccCACAGAGAAACAGGATCCTCCTATCTGAACCAGTTATGTTACTTCCTATAGTGCCTTCAAAAAAGACTAATGAACTCAGGAAGGCCTTCATATGTAGCCCCAGttattatattaccatcaacaACACACGCCACCATGGTCACGGGCTCCACCCAATAAGCACCTGCAGGCTGCAGCAACAAGTACAGGTCTGACAGCTGGGAAGGCCGTTATATTTTAAAGGCATCGCGGCGGAGCTATACTCTATaatcaaaatagaaaatctaaaacgtatagccgttcggctatactctataaatataaCTCCATAAATAGAATATCATAAAcatatagccgcgcggctatatgcgataaatagaatatttcaaacgtatagccgatcggctgtACCCTAAAATAGAacattttaaaagtatagccgatcggctgtACTCTATTAGAAGATCTtcaaaaaatacagaaaacccaaaaacattttaaaacaaaGGGGGACCAGAAAGACATATATAGCATTTGAAGATTTGTAAATTAAACACAGATAAGATTATTTTCACTTAGAGACGAAGGCACTAAtgcaattttgtttattgaatATGGTGTACGCAGTGACGTTGGAGCCAAGAATTTGTTCACGCTGTCTTTTCCCCAGAACTCAAAGCTCAATACAGGTCGGTTCTCTAGCTCATAATGAATGAGCAAAACTCCTAACATGTGTTCTTGTTTGAGCTTACTTTAGTCTCGCTGTCCACACAACCTAGAAACTATGACCTACGGATTGCTATTTGTCAATCTAATAGAGTGGCTCTAATCAACAGTAAAACTTAATTCATTTTGTCTATTATTAAGGCTACCAACCACTGGCTGATGCAAAAACCTAAACTTGTAAACTTGACAAACTTATTTCCAGTCCCAACATACTCCAAATTTTAGAGGAGGCAACATAATCCCATATGTGAGAATTGTAAGCACTTCAATCTTTGAGacaaatttcttgttttgggtttACAAATTCAAGTGAAGTAAGCATTCAATCTTCAATCCAATTGAGTGTGCTTGATTACAGAGCATGGAAAAGACCAATTGACAGTGCTCAAGTGATGTAATGAGGCtaaagaataaatttttatcatATAATCATTAAATATGTTCACTAAAAGATGTGTCATCGTTATATGtaaaaattttagaaatataTAAACTAGCTAGGATTTACGTGAATTCGAATTTGAATACATGAAATATTATTACCTACTACATCATTTGATGAACAGATTTGATGTTCCTAACAATTCTATGCGTACTAGTAAAGTACTTTGTCTTTAATTTGGAAGTACCCGAAAGCATAATGTTTTTCATATATTATCTGGCAGAGgcaattcaagaaaaaaagccATCATTATTGGAGTCGTAGTTGGAGGTGTAGGTCTTTTTATTCTCATTGTTGGAGTTTTCTCTATTTTAAACTTTCAAGAAAGCCCGAGGCTGCAACAACCACAGAATTCGAAGTTGCACTTCCTCTTGCATATATACTATTACAGTCATGATTTCTTGGACTACAAGTACAAGggttcaagagatttgtgaTCACTCACCGtttgatgtaaattcaacggttcactcactgttgcacttcttttaagaaatttttttgaaccattggattaatatctaacggtgggtgaccacaatctcttggactcctgtagtccaagagatcggatTGTATACTATAAGTCCTGATCTCTTAGACTACAAGAGtacaagagatttgtggtcactcaccgttggatataaattcaacggttcactcattattgcactccttttaagaaacttttttgaaccattggattaatatccaacgataggtgaccacaatctcttggactcctgtagtccaagagatttgtggtcactcaccgttggatgtaaattcaacggttcactcactcttgcactcattttaagaaacatttttgaaccattggattaatatccaacagtgggtgaccacaatctcttggactcctgcagtccaagagatcgggactgtatacTATCaatcctgatctcttggactacaagggtccaagagatttgtggtcactcaccgttggatgtaattCAATTAGCTCATGCTCTaaccatgtatatatataaacataacaaatttaaaaaaatttggtattAGACATAATTATCTTTACTAATTAGTATTCGAGATAAacaatatttatgttttagttttaatacataggaattgaattttgttttggatttggacAAAGAGGAGGCCCAGATTCATTAGCCCACCTTATATTAATcactaattttaatttaaaaacctgACTCAAATTCGTTggtttaccttttttttaagactgctgctaaacgaaccctaacattaactgagtacaccctatgatctaagtacactctgatattttaatttaaatgtaaaattaactaagcaCACCCTATagaactaccaaaaatatctCTGGTACACCATAATATTTGTagcattattttatagttgatttttagcttgatttttttaatagtgttTATAAATCTTTGACTTTTCATATGGATTTATGCTTCTACTAAAATTGTTGAcactttttttgcaatttcaagTTCTTGCAATCACCACCTCTTTCGttaataatgatttttttatgcaTGTTTCAGTTATATACTACTATGCTACTATGAAATTTATTCGTTCTCAACGAAGTTAAAAACAAGCTAAACAAATAGAGACACTTTCGCAAAAGACACCTCGTTTGTGATAAATTCGTTTTTGTAGTCTAAAACACATTGTTTATTGATGTCGGTGTCTTGCTTAGATACATCTTCTAGatgctgtaaaaaaaaaaaccctcatatttgtcatttttcgGTACACATGCTTTAgcctaaaccaaaaaaaaaatcaaagttaaTACCTCTTTTGATGACTTCCTCAAAATGTATGAAGCATCcattccaaaatttcaaaagtaaCCCAACTTGCAAATCTGCATAAAAACATAAGAGAAAAACAATAAGAAAGGTGCATGAGTGGCAAACGAAAGTCACTGCAAACTTCATCAAATTGGCCCTAGTAGTActaattaagatatttttaATCATACACGCTCACAAGCCAGAAAAACTAAGTCCTAAAAGAGGGATGAAGATGCTGCCACCAcaattttcat
It encodes:
- the LOC109947909 gene encoding protein DJ-1 homolog D-like, yielding MGNPKGEVQRRVLLLCGDYMEDYEAMVPFQALQAFGVSVDAVSPVKKAGDICATAITIQVESTDQANNESRGHNFTLNATFDDIEIDKYDGLVIPGGRSPEHLAMKASVVELARKFSDSRKPIAAICHGLLVLAPAGAVKGRKCTAVSTMKPGLVAAGAHWVEPDTLSVCVADDNLITGVTYYGNPEFIRLFLKALGGNICASERRVLIIIGNYAEDYEVTVPYQTLKVLGCHVDVVCPKKKAGDTCPTAIRDLEGGQTYSEIRGHNFVLTADFESIDASSYDALVLPGGKAPEFLALKEDVIVLVKQFMEARKPVASICHGLEILVAAGVLQGKKCTGYPGIKARVVSSGGTFVEADPIDRCVTDGNLVTAAAWHGQPELISQLMTLLDIRVSF